The following proteins are encoded in a genomic region of Thermoanaerobaculia bacterium:
- a CDS encoding energy transducer TonB, producing MFENQLIESQHRKGTGKKPLTFVVSLIIHALVIGTVVAASLWFVEEVPEPPIPVQFYAAAPPPPPPPPPPAAKAAPQKAQPKPTPQIPQRVMAPTVIPDVIPQPLPAPEPVEAPPGEGVEGGVEGGVPGGVVGGVIGGTKGGTGTEVGAPLRVGGDVKAPILKERVEPVYPEPARKARMQGVVILEAIITADGTVSDVKVLKSVNPLLDAAAERAVSHWTYRPATLNGRAVSVYLTVTVNFQLH from the coding sequence GAAAACCAGCTGATCGAATCGCAGCACCGGAAGGGCACGGGAAAGAAACCGCTGACGTTCGTCGTCTCGCTGATCATCCACGCGCTCGTGATCGGAACGGTCGTCGCCGCTTCGCTCTGGTTCGTGGAAGAAGTTCCGGAGCCCCCGATCCCGGTACAGTTCTACGCCGCGGCTCCCCCGCCGCCGCCTCCCCCTCCGCCGCCCGCGGCGAAGGCCGCGCCGCAGAAGGCCCAGCCCAAGCCCACGCCCCAGATCCCGCAGCGCGTGATGGCGCCGACGGTGATCCCCGACGTCATCCCGCAGCCGCTCCCGGCGCCCGAGCCGGTCGAGGCGCCTCCGGGAGAAGGCGTCGAGGGGGGAGTCGAGGGGGGAGTCCCGGGAGGCGTCGTGGGCGGCGTGATCGGCGGAACGAAGGGGGGCACCGGAACGGAAGTGGGCGCCCCTCTCCGCGTCGGCGGTGACGTGAAGGCGCCGATCCTGAAGGAGCGCGTCGAGCCGGTCTACCCGGAGCCCGCGAGGAAGGCGCGCATGCAGGGCGTCGTCATCCTCGAGGCGATCATCACCGCGGACGGAACGGTTTCCGACGTCAAGGTCCTGAAATCCGTCAACCCGCTTCTCGACGCCGCCGCCGAGCGCGCGGTGTCGCACTGGACCTACCGCCCGGCCACGCTGAACGGGCGCGCGGTCTCCGTGTACCTGACGGTCACGGTCAACTTCCAGCTGCATTGA
- a CDS encoding MotA/TolQ/ExbB proton channel family protein encodes MLEIWNQMSWIARGVVIILGLLSIYSITVMIERLIAFGKAKKQSLLFARQVTTFLKQDNIAGAIAESKKYKDSHLARVVSAGLYEFQYEVQAGTMNVAGHDVVEAGKRAVEREALMVTADFKRGIGGLATIATTAPFIGLFGTVIGIIHSFEGISKGGGGNLASVSGGIAEALWTTALGLFVAIPAVWMFNYFMNKIERFQVEMSNSASELLDYFVKKQGAARAS; translated from the coding sequence ATGTTGGAAATTTGGAACCAGATGAGCTGGATCGCCCGGGGGGTGGTGATCATCCTGGGACTGCTGTCGATCTACTCCATCACCGTGATGATCGAGCGTCTGATCGCGTTCGGAAAGGCGAAGAAGCAGTCCCTTCTCTTCGCGCGTCAGGTCACGACGTTCCTGAAGCAGGACAACATCGCCGGCGCGATCGCCGAGTCGAAGAAGTACAAGGACAGCCACCTCGCGCGCGTCGTCTCGGCGGGGCTCTACGAGTTCCAGTACGAGGTCCAGGCGGGAACGATGAACGTCGCCGGGCACGACGTCGTCGAGGCCGGCAAGCGCGCGGTCGAGCGCGAGGCGCTCATGGTCACGGCCGATTTCAAGCGCGGGATCGGCGGTCTCGCCACGATCGCGACGACGGCGCCGTTCATCGGCCTGTTCGGAACGGTCATCGGCATCATCCACTCCTTCGAGGGGATCTCGAAGGGCGGCGGCGGCAACCTGGCGAGCGTCTCCGGCGGCATCGCGGAAGCGCTCTGGACGACCGCCCTCGGTCTCTTCGTGGCCATTCCGGCGGTCTGGATGTTCAACTACTTCATGAACAAGATCGAGCGCTTCCAGGTCGAGATGTCCAACTCCGCGTCGGAGCTCCTCGACTATTTCGTCAAGAAGCAGGGAGCGGCCCGGGCTTCCTAG
- a CDS encoding biopolymer transporter ExbD, translated as MDLGGDKGNIRSEINVTPLVDVCLVLLIIFMVVTPMLGTGDITLPRTDQPSKKPEDEKQIVLNVKYGNPPILGIGDQVYSRADFEKILDEDYQRNSTRPVVIKADARLAWKDVRDVMRVAKDAGFENVGLITDKKQKPGQ; from the coding sequence ATGGATCTCGGTGGCGACAAGGGAAATATCCGGAGCGAGATCAACGTCACGCCGCTCGTCGACGTCTGCCTCGTGCTGCTGATCATCTTCATGGTGGTGACGCCGATGCTCGGCACCGGCGACATCACCCTGCCGCGGACCGACCAGCCGTCGAAGAAGCCCGAGGACGAGAAACAGATCGTCCTGAACGTGAAGTACGGGAATCCTCCCATCCTCGGGATCGGCGACCAGGTCTATTCGCGCGCCGATTTCGAGAAGATTCTCGACGAGGACTACCAGCGCAACTCGACGCGGCCCGTCGTCATCAAGGCGGACGCGCGGCTGGCGTGGAAGGACGTCCGCGACGTCATGCGCGTCGCCAAGGACGCCGGCTTCGAGAACGTCGGCCTCATCACGGACAAGAAGCAGAAGCCCGGGCAGTAG
- a CDS encoding biopolymer transporter ExbD, with amino-acid sequence MEMGKVGSVRSEINVTPLVDVCLVLLIIFIVIQPMTQMGYNATIPPKAPPTSIATPPPDQIVVSYTADRKIYLNKQEMTQSSLVTQLGQILENRREKVVFFSVDDNANYGDTMTVMDAVRNSTGYKESAEEGVKIGIVMEPVPVH; translated from the coding sequence ATGGAAATGGGAAAAGTCGGCAGCGTTCGGAGCGAGATCAACGTCACCCCGCTCGTCGACGTCTGCCTCGTCCTCCTCATCATCTTCATCGTCATCCAGCCCATGACGCAGATGGGCTACAACGCGACGATTCCGCCGAAAGCGCCGCCGACCAGCATCGCGACGCCGCCGCCCGACCAGATCGTCGTCTCGTACACCGCGGACCGGAAGATCTATCTGAACAAGCAGGAGATGACCCAGAGCTCCCTCGTGACCCAGCTCGGGCAGATCCTCGAGAACCGCCGCGAAAAGGTCGTTTTCTTTTCCGTCGACGACAATGCGAACTACGGCGACACCATGACCGTCATGGACGCCGTCCGGAACTCGACCGGCTACAAGGAGAGCGCCGAAGAGGGCGTCAAGATCGGCATCGTGATGGAGCCGGTGCCCGTCCACTGA